ACATCAGACGTCGTACGCGCATGACGTCGCCAAACAACTTCGCAGCCACGGCTTCCGCATCGAGGTCGACGAAAGCAACGAAAAGCTCGGTTACAAAATCCGGCATTGGAAAACCCAAAAAGTGCCGTACATCCTCGTCGTCGGCAAGCAAGAAGCCGCCGACGGCAGCGTGAACGTCAACGAACGCGGTGCCGGCCCCGCCGACAAACGCACCATTTCCGTGGCGGCTTTCGCAGACGAACTGCGCGCCAAGATCGAGGCAAAAGCGTGATCGCTCGACGTTCGCTCATCGCCGCGGGCATCGCGCTCGCGCTCACCGCATGCCAAGGCGGCTTCGGCGGCACCAGTTCGCCGGGAGTCAATCCGCCGGTCAACCCTCCGCCCGCCGGCGCACTCGGTCCGGCTACCGTTGCGCCGCTGCCGTCTCCCAGCGGCTCGCCCGGAATTCCACCGGGCTCCACCGCAAGCTATGCTTTCACGAGCGCCGCGCAGGGCTTTCAATGCCCGCAGGTCGACGGCTTCACGTGCTTCATCCGCCTGAACATGCCGCAACCCTCGCCGTCGCCATCACCGAGCTCCGGCGCCTCAGCCGCGCGCTCCAGCGCCACGCCGAGCCCCACGCCTTCGCCGACACCGACGCCGACGCCGACGCCGAGCCCGTCCCCGGCACCAAGCGGCTCCGGACTCCCGTCCGCCGCTCCGTCTGCGGTACCGGACGCCGGTCCGCAGATAACCCTGGCGCTGGAGGCTCTGCCGAAAAACGCCCCGGCGATGGTCAACCCCGATCCCAAAGCCGTCGCAACCGACGCGTTGCTCGCGGTGCGTCTGCACGCGAATGCCGACGTCGCGCTCCACGGACGAGCTTCCGCCGACTTCACCCTCCCGAAGGAGCAAATCGGCGGGCGGGGCTTCGCCATCCAGCTTTTTCATGAGTCGACCAATCGCCACAAGAAAGTGACGGAGACGTATTTAGGCTCGTATGCGAAGTCGACGCTGAAGGGGACGACGCTGCACTTCGATCTCGCTCTCCCGCAGATCACCGTTAAGAAGAACGAAGTCTGGCTGTTCGTGCTATACGGTGACGAGCGTCCCTCCGCTACGGGCGCAGCAAGCCCGTCGCCCGGCGCTTCATCCGCCGGAAGCCCCGCGCCATCGGGGAGCCCACAGCCTACGCCGTCAACCGCGCCGGACGCATCGCCGGCTCCGTCCTCTACATAAACGAAAGAGCGACGTCATAGGACTCTTTGCGAAGCGCGAGACATCCGCGGCGCTGATCACCATTACGGTCATGCTCGGAATGATCATGGCGATCATCGACGCTACGATCGTGAACGTTGCGCTAGATAACATCTCGGGCACGCTCGGCGCTTCGGTTGACGATGCCGCGTGGATCGTCACCGGCTACATCCTCGCCAGCGTTATCACCATGCCGCTCAACGGTTGGCTCACCGCGTATTTCGGCCGCAAGACATTCTATGCGGCCTCGATTGCGGTATTCACCATATCCTCGTTCCTGTGCGGAACCGCGACCAGCATTTGGCAACTCGTCTTCTACCGCGTGCTGCAAGGTTTCGGCGGCGGCACGCTGCAGCCGACCGCGCAGGCGATCCTCTTCGAAACGTTTCCACCCGCGAAGCGCGGAAACGCGATGGCGATCTTCGGTTTGGGCGCGATGGTCGGGCCGGCCCTGGGCCCATTGCTCGGCGGTTGGATCGTCGATAACGCTACGTGGCCGTTGATCTTCTTCATCAACATTCCGATCGGCATCACCGCGTTTCTGATGACGATGGCCTTTATCCCGAGCCCGCATTACATCGCGCGCCCCAAGGGCGGCATCGACTGGTTCGGCTTGGGCCTGATGACCGCGGGCTTGGCATCCTTGCAGTACGTGCTCGAACGCGGCCAGCACGACGATTGGTGGAGCTCTTCGACGATCACCCTGCTGGCGGTCGTTTCCGCGGTGACCTTGAGCGCGTTTATATTCAAGACGCTACGCGACGAGCATCCGCTGGTCGACCTGCGTGCATTTCGCTTCAAAAACTTTACGCTGGGCAACGTGCTGACGGTGATTCTCGGATTCGGGCTCTTCGGAACGAGCCTCATCATGCCGCTATTCTTTCAAGCCTCGTTGGGCATGACCGCATACGATACCGGCGTCGTGCTGCTGCCCGGAGCGATCGCAACCGCGATCTCGATGCTGGTCGTCGGACGGCTCTACAACCGGGTGGACTCACGCATCCTCATCACCTTCGGGACGCTGATGTTCGCGCTATCGTGCTGGATGCTCGGTGGGCTCAACCAGTACTCCGGCTACTGGGACGTGTACTGGCCGCGCGTCATCCAAGGTTTTGGGCTCGGGTTCATTTTCGTTCCGCTGACGACCCTGATGCTCGCGTCGATCCCCAAACCCGAACTCTCGAGCGCGACCGGCGTTTCGTTGTTGCTGCGACAGGTGGGCGGAAGCTTCGGGATCGCCATCCTCACCACGCTGCTGGCCCGCCAAACGGCGGTTGCGTGGAGCGCGCTGGCCGGCGGCGTTACGCAGACGCATGGGCAAAGCGTCGGGACGCTCACGGAGCTCGTCGCCCAATCGTCGGTCGTGATCGCCTACGATTATCTCTTCCGCCTCTGCGCGATCATCTTCGTCATCAGCATCCCACTGATTTTCTTCATGTCGCCGCCACGCTCGAGCTCGAGCGAAGGCATGCCGGCGGTGGCGCTCGACTGAGTCCGCCGCCGGCCCGCCAAGGCAACGGCGAGCGGAACACGGCGCGCTTGCCTCGTAATCATCCCCCATGCTCCTGCTCGGTATCGAGACCTCGTGCGACGACACCGCGACCGCGCTCGTTCGCGATGGTCGCGACGTGCTAGCGAGCGTCTCGACCAACCAGGATGCCTTCCATGCCAAGTACGGCGGTATCGTCCCCGAAATCGCCAGCCGACAACACGTTGCGTTGCTCTCCGCTGCGGTCGAAGACGCCCTCGACCGCGCGCAGATGCCGATGCATGCGCTCGACGGCATCGCCGTTACCTACGGCCCCGGCCTTATCGGCAGCCTCGTTGTCGGTGTCGCGTCGGCGAAAGCGCTCGCCTTCGCGCTCGAGAAACCGCTCTTCGCCGTCAATCATCTCCACGGACACATCTTCGCGGCCTTTCTCGATCGCCCGGAGACACCACCGTATCCGTTTCTCGCCCTCCTGGTCTCCGGCGGACACTCGCAATTGGTCGAGGTGCACTCTGCCACGAACATGCACGTCATCGGCCGCACTCGCGACGACGCTGCAGGCGAAGCCTACGACAAGACGGCGCGGTTACTTGGGCTCGGCTACCCCGGGGGCCCCGCCATCGATCGGCTCGCGCAACGCGGCAACCCGAGCGCTTTCGCCTTCCCGCGTCACCGTCCCGATAAAGGCACGCTCGATCTCTCGTTCTCAGGCCTGAAAACATCGGTCCGTTACTTTTTGGAATCGCAAGCGGGGCGCGACGCGCAAGCCGCCAACCCACAGGCATTCGCGAGCGACGTCGCCGCATCGTTCCAAGCCGCGGTCGTCGACGTGTTGCTCGCGCGCGTCAACGCCGCATTCGAACGCAGGGACTACCGCGCGATCGTCCTCTCCGGCGGCGTCGCCTCCAATTCCGCGCTACAAGCCGCAATTCGCACGTGGAGCGAACGTCGAGGCGTGCAAGCGTTCATTCCGCCCGCGCGCTACTGCACCGATAATGCCGCCATGATCGCCGCCGCCGCATTCTATCAGCGCGCTATCGCCCTTGCCGACCCGCTGACCCTGGGTGCCGATCCCAACCTCCCGTTCGAACTCGCGCAGCCGGCCGAATCGATACCGTGAATCCAACCGAACGCTTTACCGAACGCGCGGGCGACTATGCCGCGGCTCGTCCATCCTATCCGGACGCGGCGATCGACGCGCTGTTTGAGGGCATCGCCGAGCCGTCCCAATGCACCGTCGTCGATCTCGGCGCCGGCACCGGTATTTCGTCTCGCTTGCTTGCGGCGCGCGGAGCGCAGGTGATCGCGATAGAACCCAACGCCGCCATGGCGACGCAAGGCGCATGTGCCGCAAATCTTCGCCTGCACGCCGCCACCGCCGAACGCACCGGCCTCGCGGGCGCCAGCGCAGACCTAGTCACCGCATTCCAAGCCTTTCATTGGTTCGATCGCAGCGCCTCGATCGCCGAGATGCTCCGCCTGCTGCGCCCCGGCGGCCGCGCCGCAATCGTATACAACGAACGCGACGAACGCGATCCGTTCACCGCTGCCTACGGCGCAATCGTGCGCCGGTATGCAACCGAAGAGACCGAACGGCTCCGCGCGAACGCCCGCGGCGCATTCGAGCGAGACCGCGCATGGGGTTCGATCCGCATCACCGACGCGGAACACGCGCACCGCCTCGACCGCGCGGGTTTGCACGCCCGTGCGCGCAGCACGTCGTATCTCCCCCACGAAAATGCTAGCGCGCGGGCGTTACACGCCGACCTCGATACGCTGTTCGATCGCTATGCGAACGGCGCCGTAGTATTCATGCGCATGCTTGCGACCGTCAGCATCGCTACGCCGCCTTCCTAAGACCTTCTCGGCTCGGCCGTATTCTGCAGCCATGTTAGTTCCATACGGCGATCGATCCGCGGCCGGAAAGGCGCTCGCTAGCGCGCTTGTCGCTTATCGCGACAGACCCGATGTCGTCGTATTGGGGCTGCCGCGCGGCGGCGTTCCGGTGGCTTACGAAGTTGCGATTGCATTGCACGTCCCGTTAGACGTTTTCGCCGTTCGGAAAATCGGCGTCCCCGGGCACGAAGAGCTAGCGATGGGGGCCGTATCGGCCGACGGCACCTCGGTATCGTTTCCGACGATCGTCGCTGCGTACGCTATCGAACCCAAGCAGTTCGAGGCGATTTTACATCGCGAGCACCTCGAAGCACAGCGGCGCGAGTTGGCTTACCGCGACAGTCGCGTTCGGCCGCCCCTCCAAGACAAAACGGTTATTCTCGTCGACGACGGCCTCGCGACCGGTTCCACCATGTATGCGGCGGTCGCAGCGTTGCGCGAACATCACCCGCGCCAGATCGTGGTCGCCGTGCCCGTCGGCGCTACGGAAACCTGCGATATGCTGCGCGTACACGTCGACCAGATCGTCTGCCTGGCATCGCCGGAGCCATTTCACGCGGTCGGCCTCTACTACCAAAACTTCGGGCAAACCTCGGATGACGAAGTCCGCGCGTTGCTTGCCGACGCATATGCACGGGAGCCACATCAATGGACATCACCCTAGGAACCCCGCTCAGCAACGACGCGCACGATTACGACGATCTGATCGCGCTCGCGCGCGACGCGGAAGTCGTGTTGATCGGCGAAGCGACCCACGGCACGCACGAATTCTATCGCATGCGCGCGGAGATGACGCAGCGTCTCATTTCGGAGCTCGATTTTAACGCCGTCTGCATCGAGGGCGACTGGCCGGATGCGTACCGCGTCAATCGATTCGTTCGCGGCGCCAACGACGATGCGGAGGCGGTCGAATCTCTCGGCGGCTTCGGGCGCTTTCCAACCTGGATGTGGCGCAACGCCGAGGTCCTCGATTTCGTCAGTTGGCTGCGCGAATACAATGACGCACGGGTGGGGCCGGCCAAAGCCGGATTCTACGGCCTCGATCTCTACAGCATGTATGCGTCGATCGATGCGATTATTACGTATCTCGATAAGATCGATCCGGTTGCGGCCGCGCGCGCGCGCCAGCGCTACGCCTGTTTAACTCCTTATGAAGAAGACGCTCAGACGTACGCGGTTGCAGTATTTCGCGGCCTAGGCCGCTCCTGCACCGACGACGTCCTTGCGCAGCTACGCGAGATCCAGCGAGCCGCCTCCCAATACGCCAAACGCGACGGCAGAATTGCCGAAGACGAGTACTTTTACGCCGAACAAAACGCCTGGGTCGTCGCCAATGCGGAGCATTATTACGGCGCGATGTTAAGCGATGACGTTTCCCTCTGGAACCTGCGGGATCGTCACATGATCGAAACGCTGGAACGTCTTAAGGCCCATATGCAACGAACCGGCAAGCCTTTTAAAGCGGTGGTGTGGGCACACAATTCGCACGTCGGGGACGCCCGCGCGACCTCGATGCGAGAACGCGGGGAGACGAATATCGGAGCTCTGGCACGCGAGCGATTTGGGAAACACGCGCTCCTGGTCGGGCAGACCACCTACGTCGGTACCGTGACCGCAGCGGACGATTGGCACGGGCAGGCGCATCGCAAAACGGTGCTTCCGGCGCGTGAGGACAGCTACGAGGGCTGGTTTCACGAACATCAGCCGCCGTCATTCTACTTGGCGCTTCGGCGGTTACAAGGCGCGACGACGATGCTGCCTACCGGTTTACGCGAGCGTGCCATCGGCGTGATCTATCGGCCGCAAACCGAACTTGCAAGCCACTATTTTCGAGCCGATCTTGCCAAACAATTCGACGCCCTATTCCACGTCGAACGTACCCGCGCCGTGGAGCCGCTCGAACGCTCCGCAGTATGGATCGGCGGCGAACTGCCCGAGACGTACCCGAGCCGGCTCTGATGACGTTACCGCAGCCCAGCCTCGAGCAGGACGTCACGATCGGCGAGAACGGCGAACGCATCTCGGCCACGCTCGTTGTTCCGACACGTCCGAAAGGGATCGTGATTTTCGCTCACGGGAGCGGCAGCGGCCGCTTTAGCCAACGCAATCGCTCCGTTGCAACGACGCTCAATGCGGCATCGTATTCCACGCTCTTGCTCGATCTTCTCACGCCCGCCGAAGAGGTGATCGACGAGCGCACGCGCGAGTTTCGCTTCGATATTCCATTGCTCGCTCGACGGCTCGTGCATGCCACCGATTGGGTGGCCGAACGTTTCACGCAGCCAATCGGCTATTTCGGTGCCAGCACCGGTGCGGCGGCCGCGCTGATCGCCGCTGCAGCACGCCCCGATAAGGTTGCGGCGGTGGTATCGCGCGGCGGCCGCCCCGATCTCGCAGGGAGCGCGCTAGCGTCCGTGCGCGCGCCCACCCTGCTCATCGTCGGTTCGCTCGACCTAGAGGTGATCGCGCTCAACGAATCCGCAGCCGCCAGACTCACGTGCGTTCAACGAATACAGATCGTTCCGGGCGCGTCCCATCTCTTCGAGGAGCCGGGAAAGCTCGCTATGGTATCGCGCCTCGCTACCGATTGGTTCGACCTCCACCTGCACGCATAGGGCCTATTCGACGTGAAATAGTACCCGTGAACGAACGCGGTAGCCGACGATTTTACCGCCTTCTACGCGAGCGGAGAGTCGATCGACCTCAATACCTGTGATACCTTGGATACTCTCCGAGGCCTTGCGAAGCGTTTCGGTAGCCGCCGCGTCCCAACTCTCCGTAGACTCCGCCTCGATGTGGACGGTGCCGTTGCCCGGCTCGTGTTCGTGCTCGTGGCCCTCGTGCGAAGACCCTTCGTGTTGGCCGCAGTTGCGGCCACCCTTGTCCGCGCTATCCTCGCGCTTGCAGCAACAACGATGTTTGGACATGTGCAATCTCCTCGATCGGTCCTGGTAATGACTATTCATGACGCTACGCTAACGATGAGAACGGACGGCGAACTCACCGCGCACTTGCCTTCATCGACATTCTCACCGTTTTCCCAACCCATTGCTACGTTCGTGGCATGAGCCGGCTTGTTGTGAATGGGAAACCACATAGCGTCGACGTGGATCCCGAGATGCCGCTGGTATTGGTGCTTCGCGAACGCCTCGGCCTGACCGGCACGAAAGTGGGCTGCGCGCATGGTGCGTGTGGGGCTTGCACGGTCCTGATCGCCGGGGAAGCACGGCACGCTTGCATGCTTACGCTCGCCGACGTTGGCGAACGCGAAGTAACGACGATCGAGGGCTTGGGCACAACGCAGCACCCGCATCCGCTGCAGCGAGCCTTCATCGAAGAACAAGCCACGCAGTGCGGCTACTGCGTGGGCGGCCTCGTTCTCGCTGCCAAGGCGCTGCTCGACGTAAACCCCCATCCCAGCGCGGCGGAGATTCGAACCGCGCTCGAACACAACTTGTGCCGCTGCGGATCGCACGTCCGCGTGGTACGCGCGGTGCAGCGCACCGCCCAGCGCGGCGCATGACCGCGCAATTTTTCGGGACGCTTCCCAAGCGGCTCTCCGATTGGCTTTCGATCGAACCGGACGGGACGATTACCGCATTCGTCGGGAAGGTCGAGCTTGGAACCGGCGTGCAAACCGCGCTCGCCCAAATCGTCGCCGACGAACTCGACGTTTCATTCGCATCCGTGCGCATCGTCCAAGGCCGCACCGGCATCACGCCGGATCAAGGCTTCACGGCCGGTAGTCAAACTCTCCAAACCGGCGCGCCGCCGCTGCGGAGCGCCGCCGCGCAGGCTCGCGAAGCGCTCCTGGACGCAGCCGCCGAGAAGCTGGGCGTCCCGCGCGCCGCTGTACGCACGGACGACGGAGCCATCGTCGATACTGCGGGCAGATCGCTCTCGTACGCGCTGCTTGCCGCCGGTAATCGGCTTCTCGATCGCCCTTTTGACGCGCACGTCCCCCGCTTGGAAACGCGGCGCGCCGTAGGCCGGTCCGTCGCTCGCGTCGACCTTCCGTCAAAAGTTTTCGGCACGTTCACCTTCCTACAAGATTTCCGCGTCGAAGGTATGTGGCACGCGCGCGTAATTCGCCCACCGGCAGTGGGCGCGCACCTCCTCTCCGTTGACACGTCATCGATCGCTGCGATTCCCGGCGCTCGCGTCGTACGAGAAACCGATTTCCTCGCGGTCGCCGCGTCGGAGGCTTGGGACGCAATGCGTGCCGCACGCGCGCTAAAAGCCCAATGGGAAGACGTAGGCCTTCTCCCGCCCTTCGACGCGCTCTATCGCTCGCTTCGCGATGGTCCGTCCACCGAGCAAGTGCTCGCCGGCGGCGATCCATTCGATACCGCATCGCACGCTCGCGTCGCGCGCGCGGTATACGAATGGCCGTTCCAATCGCACGCGTCGCTGGGTCCCTCAGCCGCAGTCGCCGACGTGCGAGCGGATGGAACGAAGATCTGGGCCGCAACGCAAAGCGTTTACGCACTGCGAGGATCGATCGCAGCACTGCTCGCCGTTCCGGAGGATTCCGTCTACGTTGAATACGTGGAGGGAGCCGGTTGCTACGGGCACAACGGCACCGACGACGCTGCCGCAGATGCCGCCCTCATCTCGCGCGCGATCGGCCACCCCGTCCGCGTGCAGTGGAGTGTGGAAGACGAGTTGGGATGGGATCCCAAAGGCCCCGCGATGCTCGTGGAGCTCGCGGGCACCGTCGATGGGGACGGCCACATCGATTCCTGGTCGAGTGAGGTTTGGACGCCGGGGCACACTTCGCGCGGAGGGCCCGGCCAGCCGAATTTTATTGCGGTACAACTGCTGGGGCACGAACTCCCGAAGAGTCACTCCGGTGGCGGCGATCGCAACGCGCTCCACCTCTATGACATCGCATCGCAGCGTGTGGTCATGCACTGGAAACCGGACGCAGCACTCCGCCAATCGGCTCTACGCTCGCTCGGATCCGCTCAGAACACGTTCGCCAACGAATCGTTCGTCGACGAGCTCGCGCACCTCGTGCGAGCCGACCCGCTCGCATTCCGCCTGCAACATTTGAAAGACCCGCGCGCGCGCGCCGTCCTGGAAGCCGTCGCTCGCATCGCCGGCTGGCAGGGTGCGCTCGATCTGCGCGGCGTCGCGTTTCATCGCTACGGCAACAGCGGCGCCTACGTCGCCGCGATCGCCGAATGTTCGGTCGACTCACAAATGGGGATTCATTTCGATCGTTGCTTTATCGCGCACGACTGCGGCGAAATCGTCAATCCGAACGGCCTGCGCAATCAGATCGAAGGCAACGTCATCCACGCTGCATCGCGCGCCCTGCTCGAAGAGGTCGCATTTGACGAGCGCGGCGTTACGAGCAACGTCTGGGATCGCTATCCGATTCTTCGTTTCCCAGACATCCCGGAGATCGCGATCGAACTGATCGACCGCCCGAACGAGCCTTCCCTCGGCGCAGGCGAACCAGCCACCCCCGTTATCGCGCCCGCGATAGCGAACGCAATATACGCCCTGACCGGCCAACGCATTCGGAGAGTTCCGCTTCGCGCGATCGCTACGGACCGATGAGACGCTGGCTCTGGCCCGGTGCCGTGGCCGCAGGGGGGCTGGAAGCTCCGCTGCCCGCTTTCGGCAAACCGGTCGATTGAAGGCTCCCGATACGGGAGCCTTCAGCAGTCGTGCCGGCCGTAAATCAACGCGGAACCCCTCCGCAACGACCGCGTCGAATCCAGGTTCATCAGTCTGCCAGAAAATCGAGGTCGCTTCCCGCCGGAAGCAGATCGTGCTCACGGAGCCATCCGGTGTCGAACAGGCGCGATGAGTAGCGCTGCCCGCCATCGCATAGAACGGTTACCACCGTCGAGCCCTCCGGGAGGCTCATGGCTACCCGCGCCGCGCCGACCACGTTCAATCCGGTCGAGCCGCCGACAAACAGCCCTTCGCGCGCGAGCAGCCAGTGCGCCATGGCAATCGCATCGCGGTCCTCCACCCGAATCGCGCGATCGATCGGGGCCTCCGCAAAATTCGCCGTTATGCGTTTGATGCCGATGCCCTCGAGTTCCGACTCACCCTGCGCGCGCAACTCGCCGTCGTTCACGTAGGCAAACAATGCGGATCCCATCGGGTCGCACAACACCGCGAGCACCTCGGGTTTGCGTTCT
The Candidatus Dormiibacterota bacterium genome window above contains:
- a CDS encoding DHA2 family efflux MFS transporter permease subunit, translated to MTVMLGMIMAIIDATIVNVALDNISGTLGASVDDAAWIVTGYILASVITMPLNGWLTAYFGRKTFYAASIAVFTISSFLCGTATSIWQLVFYRVLQGFGGGTLQPTAQAILFETFPPAKRGNAMAIFGLGAMVGPALGPLLGGWIVDNATWPLIFFINIPIGITAFLMTMAFIPSPHYIARPKGGIDWFGLGLMTAGLASLQYVLERGQHDDWWSSSTITLLAVVSAVTLSAFIFKTLRDEHPLVDLRAFRFKNFTLGNVLTVILGFGLFGTSLIMPLFFQASLGMTAYDTGVVLLPGAIATAISMLVVGRLYNRVDSRILITFGTLMFALSCWMLGGLNQYSGYWDVYWPRVIQGFGLGFIFVPLTTLMLASIPKPELSSATGVSLLLRQVGGSFGIAILTTLLARQTAVAWSALAGGVTQTHGQSVGTLTELVAQSSVVIAYDYLFRLCAIIFVISIPLIFFMSPPRSSSSEGMPAVALD
- the tsaD gene encoding tRNA (adenosine(37)-N6)-threonylcarbamoyltransferase complex transferase subunit TsaD, with the translated sequence MLLLGIETSCDDTATALVRDGRDVLASVSTNQDAFHAKYGGIVPEIASRQHVALLSAAVEDALDRAQMPMHALDGIAVTYGPGLIGSLVVGVASAKALAFALEKPLFAVNHLHGHIFAAFLDRPETPPYPFLALLVSGGHSQLVEVHSATNMHVIGRTRDDAAGEAYDKTARLLGLGYPGGPAIDRLAQRGNPSAFAFPRHRPDKGTLDLSFSGLKTSVRYFLESQAGRDAQAANPQAFASDVAASFQAAVVDVLLARVNAAFERRDYRAIVLSGGVASNSALQAAIRTWSERRGVQAFIPPARYCTDNAAMIAAAAFYQRAIALADPLTLGADPNLPFELAQPAESIP
- a CDS encoding class I SAM-dependent methyltransferase; the encoded protein is MNPTERFTERAGDYAAARPSYPDAAIDALFEGIAEPSQCTVVDLGAGTGISSRLLAARGAQVIAIEPNAAMATQGACAANLRLHAATAERTGLAGASADLVTAFQAFHWFDRSASIAEMLRLLRPGGRAAIVYNERDERDPFTAAYGAIVRRYATEETERLRANARGAFERDRAWGSIRITDAEHAHRLDRAGLHARARSTSYLPHENASARALHADLDTLFDRYANGAVVFMRMLATVSIATPPS
- a CDS encoding phosphoribosyltransferase translates to MLVPYGDRSAAGKALASALVAYRDRPDVVVLGLPRGGVPVAYEVAIALHVPLDVFAVRKIGVPGHEELAMGAVSADGTSVSFPTIVAAYAIEPKQFEAILHREHLEAQRRELAYRDSRVRPPLQDKTVILVDDGLATGSTMYAAVAALREHHPRQIVVAVPVGATETCDMLRVHVDQIVCLASPEPFHAVGLYYQNFGQTSDDEVRALLADAYAREPHQWTSP
- a CDS encoding erythromycin esterase family protein, whose amino-acid sequence is MDITLGTPLSNDAHDYDDLIALARDAEVVLIGEATHGTHEFYRMRAEMTQRLISELDFNAVCIEGDWPDAYRVNRFVRGANDDAEAVESLGGFGRFPTWMWRNAEVLDFVSWLREYNDARVGPAKAGFYGLDLYSMYASIDAIITYLDKIDPVAAARARQRYACLTPYEEDAQTYAVAVFRGLGRSCTDDVLAQLREIQRAASQYAKRDGRIAEDEYFYAEQNAWVVANAEHYYGAMLSDDVSLWNLRDRHMIETLERLKAHMQRTGKPFKAVVWAHNSHVGDARATSMRERGETNIGALARERFGKHALLVGQTTYVGTVTAADDWHGQAHRKTVLPAREDSYEGWFHEHQPPSFYLALRRLQGATTMLPTGLRERAIGVIYRPQTELASHYFRADLAKQFDALFHVERTRAVEPLERSAVWIGGELPETYPSRL
- a CDS encoding dodecin family protein, which gives rise to MSKHRCCCKREDSADKGGRNCGQHEGSSHEGHEHEHEPGNGTVHIEAESTESWDAAATETLRKASESIQGITGIEVDRLSARVEGGKIVGYRVRSRVLFHVE
- a CDS encoding (2Fe-2S)-binding protein, whose amino-acid sequence is MSRLVVNGKPHSVDVDPEMPLVLVLRERLGLTGTKVGCAHGACGACTVLIAGEARHACMLTLADVGEREVTTIEGLGTTQHPHPLQRAFIEEQATQCGYCVGGLVLAAKALLDVNPHPSAAEIRTALEHNLCRCGSHVRVVRAVQRTAQRGA
- a CDS encoding molybdopterin cofactor-binding domain-containing protein, whose amino-acid sequence is MTAQFFGTLPKRLSDWLSIEPDGTITAFVGKVELGTGVQTALAQIVADELDVSFASVRIVQGRTGITPDQGFTAGSQTLQTGAPPLRSAAAQAREALLDAAAEKLGVPRAAVRTDDGAIVDTAGRSLSYALLAAGNRLLDRPFDAHVPRLETRRAVGRSVARVDLPSKVFGTFTFLQDFRVEGMWHARVIRPPAVGAHLLSVDTSSIAAIPGARVVRETDFLAVAASEAWDAMRAARALKAQWEDVGLLPPFDALYRSLRDGPSTEQVLAGGDPFDTASHARVARAVYEWPFQSHASLGPSAAVADVRADGTKIWAATQSVYALRGSIAALLAVPEDSVYVEYVEGAGCYGHNGTDDAAADAALISRAIGHPVRVQWSVEDELGWDPKGPAMLVELAGTVDGDGHIDSWSSEVWTPGHTSRGGPGQPNFIAVQLLGHELPKSHSGGGDRNALHLYDIASQRVVMHWKPDAALRQSALRSLGSAQNTFANESFVDELAHLVRADPLAFRLQHLKDPRARAVLEAVARIAGWQGALDLRGVAFHRYGNSGAYVAAIAECSVDSQMGIHFDRCFIAHDCGEIVNPNGLRNQIEGNVIHAASRALLEEVAFDERGVTSNVWDRYPILRFPDIPEIAIELIDRPNEPSLGAGEPATPVIAPAIANAIYALTGQRIRRVPLRAIATDR